One window of Phalacrocorax aristotelis chromosome 26, bGulAri2.1, whole genome shotgun sequence genomic DNA carries:
- the IL23A gene encoding interleukin-23 subunit alpha isoform X2: MAPLRHLCLCLPLLLLLPPPAAPAPAPAPRTDWAACRSLSLELSQRLMSLKEPHRVLEDTHLSEEDPENWPPRIRCSDACDPSTLDTNNTHCLQRILQGLKHYRDLLGSDIFTTRPLHQLQATLNQLLDQLLAPHQQERNEPHHHHMEPSEAWARPLLQRLALQRLQSFTAIMGRVFTHSASPH; encoded by the exons ATGGCCCCTCTCCGCCacctctgcctctgcctcccgctgctgctgctgctgccgccgcccgcggccccggccccggccccggccccccgcacCGACTGGGCCGCCTGCAGGAGCCTCTCCCTGGAGCTGTCGCAGCGGCTGATGTCCCTCAAGGAGCCGCACCGGGTCCTG GAGGACACGCACCTGAGTGAGGAGGACCCTGAGAACTGGCCTCCCCGGATCCGCTGCAGCGACGCCTGTGACCCCTCCACACTGGACACCAACAATACG cactgcctgcagcgCATCCTCCAGGGGCTGAAGCACTACCGGGACCTGCTGGGCTCTGACATCTTCACCACCCgccccctgcaccagctgcaggcCACGCTGAACCAGCTGCTGGACCAGCTGCTGGCTCCCCACCAG CAGGAGCGCAACgagccccaccaccaccacatggAGCCCAGCGAGGCCTGGGCCCGCCCGTTGCTGCAGCGCCTGGCACTCCAGCGGCTCCAATCCTTCACCGCCATCATGGGCCGTGTCTTCACCCACAGCGCCAGCCCGCACTGA
- the IL23A gene encoding interleukin-23 subunit alpha isoform X1, whose amino-acid sequence MAPLRHLCLCLPLLLLLPPPAAPAPAPAPRTDWAACRSLSLELSQRLMSLKEPHRVLEDTHLSEEDPENWPPRIRCSDACDPSTLDTNNTHCLQRILQGLKHYRDLLGSDIFTTRPLHQLQATLNQLLDQLLAPHQERNEPHHHHMEPSEAWARPLLQRLALQRLQSFTAIMGRVFTHSASPH is encoded by the exons ATGGCCCCTCTCCGCCacctctgcctctgcctcccgctgctgctgctgctgccgccgcccgcggccccggccccggccccggccccccgcacCGACTGGGCCGCCTGCAGGAGCCTCTCCCTGGAGCTGTCGCAGCGGCTGATGTCCCTCAAGGAGCCGCACCGGGTCCTG GAGGACACGCACCTGAGTGAGGAGGACCCTGAGAACTGGCCTCCCCGGATCCGCTGCAGCGACGCCTGTGACCCCTCCACACTGGACACCAACAATACG cactgcctgcagcgCATCCTCCAGGGGCTGAAGCACTACCGGGACCTGCTGGGCTCTGACATCTTCACCACCCgccccctgcaccagctgcaggcCACGCTGAACCAGCTGCTGGACCAGCTGCTGGCTCCCCACCAG GAGCGCAACgagccccaccaccaccacatggAGCCCAGCGAGGCCTGGGCCCGCCCGTTGCTGCAGCGCCTGGCACTCCAGCGGCTCCAATCCTTCACCGCCATCATGGGCCGTGTCTTCACCCACAGCGCCAGCCCGCACTGA
- the STAT2 gene encoding signal transducer and activator of transcription 2, translating into MAQWQEVQSLANAYLEQVHQLYAGAMLPMVVRQCLAAWIEDQNWRQAAEPLSSHARMLFHSLLALLGERLGSPGLGDEDFMLKHNLRKARRDLQAEFEESPEKFANLVANLLQEEQRILRLAQTRGQGGAAVAPSAPPESDREQQIQRRLAEFHVALQEAERTFRHLEDLQDTFDFCFKVHYQPGENRTNDPQYAQQIQALQAKLQILDRQRREVLAQMQQLLGRSETLQDFLQQELEAWRERQQRACLGAPANTHLRLLETWFTELGQGLFQLLQLLRALGDLRQKVTYERDPLKAETPLLERRLQEQLNYLLQRAFVVEQQPSMPNACKRPLVLRTASKFSARARLLVRLHDRNHRMEAKIHIDRDPPKIKGFRKFNILTSSSKTLLAGDSPQDGLVCDFQYLTLKEQKDSRSGKGGKGAGEGPLVVTEELHLITFTLAYAYCGLELELETSTLPFVIISNNNQLSSAWASILWFNMLSSNPEDLQFFSKPPPAPWPRLAEVLSWQFESVAERGLSREHLLMLAEKLFGSKPPPESTLTWPKFSKDGASGFSFWAWLDGILGLLQEHLKQLWKDGLILGFVSRKQEKKLLKGKRTGTFLIRFSESILGGVTCTWVEHPESGPPAFRAVVPYTTAELASLALPDIIRDYQLLVEENVPENPLQFLYPDTARDEAFGPYYSQRQEGNLTEQKKYLNRRLIRVSSRQANESWQTEEELVVATENLDTLQLQPGGLSTQQPGGMEPLPPGGLGTPQVTSGNLGMLQVMDRSPGTLQARSPGTLQPSSPGTLQVMSMSPEAQQPGCSGTLQPGPQGLEPPQPLQVGSGVSAMLQPGIGDQEPQLVLQLVPEGQGTLQVGPGGVRTLQVLPRGLGVLQHVGPEDQGTQQVGHGAVEPQLVLQLVPEGQGTLQVGPGGLGTLQVLPTRLEVLQPVAGDAGMLQQVGPADTGLLLPVPGAVEQPLVPEGQEMLPPELRDLELLPGSADVQELLQLAAELEPGSGTLETLEVADLMPDTLEPVDGGLGPGLAGRAALLDPHDPFLPQPEDAVLPTVSSLFAADFPPLHIDANDFQ; encoded by the exons ATGGCGCAGTGGCAGGAGGTGCAGAGTTTGGCCAATGCCTACCTGGAGCAGGTCCACCAGCTGTACGCGGGGGCGATGCTGCCCATGGTAGTGCGGCAGTGCCTGGCTGCATGGATCGAGGACCAGAACTG GCGCCAGGCGGCCGAGCCGCTCTCTTCCCATGCCCGGATGCTCTTCCATTCCTTGCTGGCGCTGCTGGGTGAGCGTCTGGGCAGCCCGGGGCTGGGCGATGAGGACTTCATGCTGAAACACAACCTGCGCAAGGCCCGCCGTGACCTCCAG GCCGAGTTTGAGGAGTCCCCAGAGAAGTTTGCCAACCTGGTGGCTaacctgctgcaggaggagcagcgGATCCTGCGCCTGGCACAAACCAGGGGGCAG gggGGGGCCGCCGTGGCACCCAGCGCACCCCCGGAGAGCGACCGGGAGCAGCAGATCCAGCGGCGCCTGGCCGAGTTCCACGTGGCCCTGCAG gAGGCTGAACGCACCTTCCGGCACCTGGAGGACCTGCAGGACACCTTTGACTTCTGCTTCAAGGTGCACTACCAGCCAG GCGAGAACAGGACCAACGACCCCCAGTATGCCCAGCAGATCCAAGCCCTCCAGGCCAAGCTGCAGATCCTGGACCGGCAGCGGCGG GAGGTGCTGGCTCAGATGCAGCAGCTTCTGGGGCGCAGTGAGACCCTGCAGGActtcctgcagcaggagctggaggccTGGCGGGAACGGCAGCAGCGTGCCTGCCTGGGGGCCCCTGCCAACACCCACCTGCGCCTGCTGGAGACCTG GTTCACGGAGCTGGGCCAAGGGCtattccagctgctgcagctgctgcggGCGCTGGGGGACCTGCGGCAGAAAGTGACCTACGAGAGGGACCCGCTGAAGGCAGAGACCCCCCTCTTGGAGCGgcggctgcaggagcagctcaactacctgctgcagag GGCCTTTGTGGTAGAGCAGCAGCCCAGCATGCCCAACGCCTGCAAGCGCCCGCTGGTGCTGCGCACGGCCAGCAAGTTCTCTGCCCGCGCCCGCCTGCTCGTCCGCCTCCACGACCGCAACCACCGCATGGAGGCCAAGATCCACATTGACAG GGACCCCCCTAAGATAAAAGG GTTTCGCAAGTTCAACATCCTGACGTCAAGCAGCAAAACCCTCTTGGCAGGGGACAGTCCCCAGGACGGGCTGGTCTGCGACTTCCAGTACCTT ACACTGAAGGAGCAGAAAGACAGCAGGTCGGGCAAGGGCGGCAAAGGCGCTGGCGAG GGTCCCCTGGTCGTGACGGAGGAGCTGCACCTCATCACTTTCACGCTGGCGTATGCCTACTGcgggctggagctggagctggag ACCTCCACGCTGCCCTTCGTCATCATCTCAAACAACAACCAGCTCTCCAGTGCCTGGGCCTCCATCCTCTGGTTCAACATGCTCAGCAGCAACCCTGAG GACCTACAGTTCTTCTCCAAGCCTCCCCCGGCGCCCTGGCCCCGGCTGGCTGAGGTGCTGAGCTGGCAGTTCGAGAGCGTGGCCGAGCGGGGCCTGAGCAGGGAGCACCTCCTCATGCTGGCCGAGAAGCTCTTCG GCTCGAAGCCGCCTCCGGAGAGCACCCTGACCTGGCCCAAGTTCTCCAAG GACGGTGCCTCCGGCTTCTCCTTCTGGGCCTGGCTGGACGGCATCCTGGGGCTGCTTCAGGAGCACCTCAAGCAGCTCTGGAAGGATGG GCTCATCCTGGGCTTCGTGAGCCGGAAGCAAGAGAAGAAGCTGCTGAAGGGGAAGCGGACAGGGACGTTCCTGATCCGGTTCAGTGAGAGCATCCTCGGCGGGGTCACCTGCACCTGGGTGGAGCACCCTGAGAGTG GGCCCCCTGCTTTCCGGGCTGTGGTTCCCTACACCACGGCAGAGCTGGCATCCCTGGCCCTGCCCGACATCATCCGTGACTACCAGCTGCTGGTGGAGGAGAATGTCCCTGAGAACCCCCTCCAGTTCCTGTACCCGGACACCGCCCGCGACGAGGCCTTTGGGCCCTACTACAGCCAGCGGCAGGAGG ggAACCTAACGGAGCAGAAGAAATACCTGAACCGACGCCTCATCCGTGTGTCCTCCAG GCAGGCGAATGAGTCATGGCAGACAGAAGAGGAGTTGGTGGTGGCCACAGAAAACCTGGACacgctgcagctgcagcccggTGGCCTGTCGACACAGCAGCCTGGTGGCATGGAACCACTGCCGCCTGGGGGCTTGGGGACGCCACAGGTCACCTCTGGGAATCTGGGCATGCTGCAGGTGATGGACAGGAGCCCAGGGACCCTGCAGGCCAGGAGCCCAGGGACGCTGCAGCCCTCGAGCCCAGGGACACTGCAGGTGATGTCCATGAGCCCAGAGGCACAACAGCCTGGGTGCTCAGGGACACTACAGCCAGGGCCCCAAGGCCTGGAGCCACCACAGCCATTGCAGGTGGGATCGGGGGTCTCGGCGATGCTACAGCCAGGGATTGGGGACCAAGAACCacagctggtgctgcagctggtcCCTGAGGGCCAGGGGACACTGCAGGTGGGACCAGGAGGTGTGAGGACGCTGCAGGTGTTgcccaggggtttgggggtgctgcAGCACGTGGGACCTGAGGACCAGGGGACACAGCAAGTGGGACATGGGGCTGTGGAGCCACAGCTGGTGTTGCAGCTAGTCCCCGAGGGCCAGGGGACACTGCAGGTGGGACCAGGGGGCTTAGGGACACTGCAGGTGCTGCCTACAAGGCTGGAGGTGCTGCAGCCGGTggctggggatgcagggatgctgcagcaaGTGGGACCTGCAGACACGggactgctgctgccagtgccGGGAGCTGTGGAGCAGCCGCTGGTCCCTGAGGGGCAGGAGATGCTGCCACCGGAGCTGAGGgacctggagctgctgcctgggagcGCAGACGTGCAGGAGCTCCTGCagcttgctgcagagctggagccagGCTCGGGGACGCTGGAGACGCTGGAGGTGGCAGACCTGATGCCTGACACACTGGAGCCCGTGGATGGGGGGCTGGGCCCTGGGCTGGCGG GCAGGGCCGCGCTCCTGGACCCCCACGACCCATTCCTGCCGCAGCCCGAGGATGCAGTGCTGCCCACCGTCAGCTCCCTCTTCGCTGCTGACTTCCCCCCACTCCACATCGATGCCAACGACTTCCAGtga
- the APOF gene encoding apolipoprotein F — protein sequence MAQALLFLLLLSVGGSTLSAVPPGPAARDQAAARALLVQLAEHVPPQALPGHGVLCQDLRPEALPGFAQLPPLARALARAAMALALSGAACGPQAEAEVLGLSRELGPAAAAALLRGLAQLRGAPASKVLPLLLSLVQPCVAPTQPQGPTASAHPTPPRAPVTAEGLRVLLGARARAWLPTCGQATRHQSRHRREYEDACNPSGEEEAHRVLEWVPGVSTFYSLGTSLYYAFQGCRALASTRALEVAEDLGYASLAALAAGTGGPVALGLQLGLQPGLKAGVRALVSYFTSDGDPLPAPTAHSGPVVIV from the coding sequence ATGGCCCAggctctgctcttcctcctgctcctcagcGTGGGGGGCAGCACCCTCTCGGCCGTCCCCCCCGGGCCGGCTGCCCGTGACCAGGCTGCGGCACGGGCGCTGCtggtgcagctggcagagcatgtCCCACCACAGGCCCTGCCGGGACATGGGGTCTTGTGCCAGGACCTGCGGCCCGAGGCTCTGCCCGGCTTCGCCCAGCTCCCGCCGCTGGCCCGTGCCCTGGCCCGCGCCGCCATGGCCCTGGCGCTGAGCGGGGCTGCCTGCGGGCCCCAGGCCgaggcagaggtgctggggctGTCCCGGGAGCTGGGTcccgccgcagccgccgcgCTGCTGCGGGGGCTGGCGCAGCTGCGGGGCGCCCCAGCCTCCAAGGTGCTGCCCCTCCTCCTCAGCCTGGTGCAGCCCTGCGTGGCAcccacccagccccagggcCCCACGGCCAGCGCCCACCCCACTCCACCCAGGGCGCCGGTCACGGCTGAGGGGCTCCGGGTGCTCCTAGGGGCCAGGGCCCGAGCCTGGCTGCCTACGTGCGGCCAAGCCACCCGGCACCAGTCCCGGCACCGGCGGGAGTATGAGGACGCCTGCAACCCGtcgggggaggaggaggcccACAGGGTGCTGGAGTGGGTGCCGGGCGTCAGCACCTTCTACAGCCTGGGCACCAGCCTCTACTATGCCTTCCAGGGCTGCAGGGCCCTGGCTTCCACGCGGGCCCTGGAGGTTGCCGAGGACCTGGGCTACGCCAGCCTGGCTGCCCTCGCCGCCGGCACAGGCGGCCCTGtggccctggggctgcagctggggctgcagccggGGCTCAAGGCCGGTGTGCGGGCGCTCGTCAGCTACTTCACGTCGGATGGGGACCCCCTACCGGCCCCCACCGCCCACAGCGGCCCGGTCGTCATTGTCTGA